A section of the Triticum dicoccoides isolate Atlit2015 ecotype Zavitan chromosome 7A, WEW_v2.0, whole genome shotgun sequence genome encodes:
- the LOC119330497 gene encoding inositol 2-dehydrogenase 2-like produces MAREGGGAAMAPAAAEVRYGIVGVGMMGREHLHNLAHLAGEVEREQSVRVCVTCLADPHPESLLLGLRLAAELGLPPPQTFSGHRELLDSGLCDAVVVSSPNMTHFEILMDIICYAKPHHVLVEKPLCTTVQDCKKVIEAAKQRSDILMQVGLEYRYMPPVAKLIDIVKSGTLGQVKMVAIREHRFPFLVKVNNWNRFNCNSGGTLVEKCCHFFDLIRLFADANPVRVMASGAIDVNHKDEVYDGKVPDIIDNAYVIVEFDNGCRGMLDLCMFAEGSKNEQEISVVGDTGKGEAFVPEGIVMVGKRAGGRDGVVTVKAEDERIKYQGLHHGSSYLEHLNFLSAIRAQGACSPAISLDDGLLSVAIGVAGQLSIEKGRFVTIEEVLSS; encoded by the exons ATGGCGCGAGAGGGAGGAGGGGCAGCCATGGCGCCCGCTGCGGCGGAAGTGAGGTACGGGATAGTTGGGGTCGGGATGATGGGGAGGGAGCACCTCCACAACCTCGCTCACCTCGCCGGAGAAGTCGAGCGGGAGCAGTCCGTCCGCGTCTGCGTCACCTGCCTCGCCGACCCCCACCCGGAGTCCCtcctccttggcctccgcctcgctGCAGAGCTTGGCCTGCCACCTCCCCAG ACATTTTCAGGTCACCGCGAGTTGCTGGACAGCGGGCTGTGTGACGCCGTCGTTGTGTCGTCGCCAAACATGACACACTTTGAGATACTCATGGACATCATTTGTTATGCCAAGCCGCACCACGTTCTTGTTGAGAAGCCTCTGTGCACCACGGTACAGGACTGCAAGAAG GTCATAGAGGCTGCCAAACAGAGATCAGACATACTCATGCAAGTTGGATTAGAATACCGGTATATGCCGCCGGTGGCTAAGCTGATAGATATTGTTAAAAGTGGCACACTAGGGCAGGTCAAAATGGTGGCTATCCGTGAACATCGGTTTCCTTTCCTTGTTAAG GTGAACAACTGGAATAGGTTTAATTGCAACAGTGGGGGGACTCTGGTTGAGAAGTGCTGCCACTTTTTTGATTTGATAAGATTGTTTGCAGATGCGAACCCTGTTCGTGTGATGGCTTCTGGAGCTATTGATGTTAACCATAAGGATGAGGTTTATGATGGAAAG GTACCAGATataattgataatgcatatgtaATCGTAGAATTCGATAATGGCTGTCGTGGCATGCTTGATCTCTGCATGTTTGCTGAAGGTAGTAAAAATGAGCAGGAAATTTCTGTTGTTGGTGACACTGGAaag GGCGAGGCTTTTGTTCCAGAGGGCATTGTGATGGTTGGAAAGCGAGCAGGAGGCAGAGATGGAGTTGTAACGGTGAAGGCCGAAGATGAACGAATCAA GTACCAGGGGCTTCACCATGGATCTAGCTACTTGGAGCACCTGAATTTCCTGTCTGCCATCAGGGCACAAGGTGCATGTAGCCCAGCTATCAGCTTGGATGACGGCTTACTATCTGTTGCAATTGGTGTGGCTGGCCAATTGTCGATTGAGAAAGGCCGTTTCGTCACCATTGAGGAGGTGCTATCAAGCTGA